In the genome of Cynocephalus volans isolate mCynVol1 chromosome 15, mCynVol1.pri, whole genome shotgun sequence, one region contains:
- the LOC134363692 gene encoding LOW QUALITY PROTEIN: inaD-like protein (The sequence of the model RefSeq protein was modified relative to this genomic sequence to represent the inferred CDS: substituted 1 base at 1 genomic stop codon), translating to MPENPATDKLQVLQVLDRLKMKLQEKGDTLQNEKLSMFYETIRSPLFNQILTLQQSIKQLKWQLSHIPSDSSANFDFSRKGLLVFTDRSISNGNAHRPSTNLTVSGLFPWIPKSGNEDFNSVIQQMAQGRHVEYIDIERPSTGGLGFSVVALRSQNLGEVDIFVKEVQPGSVADRDHRLKENDQILAINHTPLDRNISHQQAIALLQQTTGSLHLVVAREPVHTKSSVSTSLTDTTLPETVRWGHIEDVELINDGSGLGFGIVGGKSSGVVVRTIVPGGLADXDGRLQTGDHILKIGGTNLQGMTSEQVAQVLRNCGNSVGMVVARDPTGEISVTPPAPAALPVVPPAVANKSPDSDSSLFETYNVELIKKDGQSLGIRIVGYVGTSHTGEASGIYMKSIIPGSAAYHNGHIQVNDKIVAVDGVNIQGFANQDVVDVLRNAGQVVRLTLVQRKTPLSAPLEQPSDRGTIIEPPKTPVLFLTGAVETETNLDGEDEEIEERMDNLKNDDIHALEKLERVPDSPENELKSRWENLLGPDYEVMVATLDTQIADDAFDILDAHLKCHGHFYE from the coding sequence atgccTGAAAATCCTGCTACAGATAAACTGCAGGTCCTGCAGGTTCTTGATCGCCTCAAAATGAAATTACAGGAAAAGGGTGACACATTACAGAATGAGAAGCTATCTATGTTTTATGAGACAATAAGGAGTCCTCTCTTCAACCAGATACTCACACTTCAGCAGTCCATCAAGCAACTGAAGTGGCAGCTCAGCCATATACCCTCAGACTCTTCAGCCAACTTTGATTTTTCTAGGAAAGGTCTGTTAGTGTTCACGGATAGGTCCATTTCTAACGGGAATGCCCACAGGCCCTCTACTAACTTGACTGTATCTGGGTTATTTCCTTGGATTCCGAAGTCAGGAAATGAGGACTTTAACTCAGTCATTCAACAGATGGCCCAGGGCCGGCACGTTGAATATATAGATATAGAACGACCTTCAACTGGAGGCCTTGGATTCAGTGTGGTGGCACTTAGAAGTCAAAATCTGGGAGAAGTTGATATCTTTGTGAAGGAGGTACAACCAGGTAGTGTAGCAGACAGGGATCACAGGTTAAAGGAAAATGACCAAATATTGGCCATTAATCACACACCACTGGATCGGAACATTTCTCATCAGCAAGCGATTGCATTATTACAACAAACCACTGGATCCTTACATCTGGTTGTGGCCAGGGAACCAGTCCATACAAAAAGCAGTGTTTCTACCAGCCTAACTGATACAACTCTGCCTGAAACAGTTCGTTGGGGCCATATTGAAGATGTTGAACTCATTAATGACGGCTCTGGATTAGGTTTTGGAATAGTTGGAGGAAAATCAAGTGGTGTGGTTGTGAGGACTATAGTTCCTGGAGGATTAGCAGATTGAGATGGAAGACTCCAGACAGGGGACCACATCTTGAAGATTGGTGGCACAAACCTGCAGGGAATGACCAGTGAGCAAGTTGCTCAAGTGCTGAGGAACTGTGGGAATTCAGTCGGGATGGTCGTTGCTAGAGACCCAACTGGTGAAATTTCGGTGACCCCTCCTGCCCCTGCAGCCTTACCTGTTGTCCCACCCGCTGTAGCCAACAAGAGCCCTGACTCTGACAGTTCTCTTTTTGAAACTTATAATGTTGAACTCATTAAAAAAGATGGACAGAGTCTTGGGATTAGAATTGTTGGCTATGTTGGAACATCTCATACAGGGGAAGCTTCAGGGATTTATATGAAGAGTATCATACCTGGCAGTGCTGCATACCACAATGGCCACATTCAAGTGAATGACAAAATAGTTGCTGTTGATGGTGTGAATATTCAGGGTTTTGCCAACCAGGATGTTGTTGACGTTTTACGAAATGCAGGGCAGGTGGTACGTCTAACCCTAGTTCAAAGGAAGACACCCTTGTCTGCTCCACTTGAACAGCCCTCAGACAGAGGAACTATTATAGAACCACCAAAAACACCAGTCCTCTTTCTAACTGGAGCAGTGGAAACAGAAACTAATTTGGATGgtgaagatgaggaaattgaagaaaGAATGGATAATCTCAAAAATGATGACATACATGCCTTAGAAAAATTGGAAAGAGTCCCAGACTCTCCAGAAAATGAGCTGAAATCCAGATGGGAAAACCTATTGGGCCCTGATTATGAAGTAATGGTTGCTACTTTGGACACACAGATTGCAGATGATGCCTTTGATATTTTAGATGCACATCTAAAATGCCACGGGCATTTCTATGAATAA
- the LOC134363693 gene encoding LOW QUALITY PROTEIN: inaD-like protein (The sequence of the model RefSeq protein was modified relative to this genomic sequence to represent the inferred CDS: deleted 1 base in 1 codon) translates to MGSSPALPHLGGNDAKLQKYSKLLPIHTLRLGVEVDSFDGHHYISSVVPGGPVDTLNLLQPEDELLEVNGVQLYGKSRREAVSFLKEVPPPFTLVCCRRLFDDEASVDEPRTTEVCLPETEVDHNVDVNTEEDDDGELALWSPEVKTVELIKDYKGLGFSILDYQDPLDPTRSVIVIRSLVADGVAERSGELLPGDRLVSVNEHCLDNTTLAEAVEVLKAVPPGTVCLGICKPLVEDDKEENCYILHSSNNEDKTEFSGTTHDINSTIILEAPKGFRDEPYFKEELADEPFLDLGKSFQSQQKEVDNSTEAWEMDEFLTPRLQEMGEEREMLVDEEYELYQDRFQSMELYSTSHIQEATPVPSVEELHFGTQWLHDSETPESQEARSMRSTYSQETQQYSCSTENLMKENFSLDSLPSVPSTKGNSQQSRFDDLENLNSLAKSSLDLA, encoded by the exons ATGGGCTCGTCGCCGGCCCTCCCTCACCTGGGCGGAA ATGATGCCAAGTTGCAAAAGTATTCAAAGTTGCTGCCTATTCACACTTTAAGACTTGGTGTGGAAGTGGATTCCTTTGATGGGCACCATTATATCTCTTCAGTTGTTCCTGGTGGTCCTGTTGATACTCTGAACCTCCTACAGCCAGAGGATGAGCTTCTTGAGGTCAATGGTGTGCAACTCTATGGAAAATCTCGCCGAGAAGCAGTCTCCTTTCTTAAAGAAGTGCCACCCCCTTTCACCTTGGTTTGCTGTCGACGGTTGTTTGATGATGAGGCCTCTGTAGATGAACCAAGGACCACAGAAGTCTGTCTTCCTGAGACGGAGGTTGACCACAATGTAGATGTCAATACTGAAGAAGATGATGATGGAGAATTAGCACTCTGGTCTCCAGAAGTCAAGACTGTTGAGCTAATAAAAGATTATAAAGGCCTGGGATTCAGCATTTTGGATTACCAGGACCCTTTAGATCCTACAAGATCAGTGATTGTAATCCGCTCCCTGGTAGCAGATGGTGTAGCCGAAAGAAGTGGAGAGCTATTACCTGGAGACCGCCTGGTCTCAGTCAATGAACACTGC TTGGACAACACCACACTTGCTGAAGCTGTGGAAGTGTTGAAAGCTGTGCCACCAGGCACCGTATGCCTTGGCATCTGTAAGCCTTTGGTGGAAgatgataaagaagaaaattgttaTATTTTACATTCAAGCAATAATGAAGACAAGACTGAATTTTCAGGAACAACTCATGATATAAATTCAACTATAATACTTGAAGCACCCAAGGGGTTTAGAGATGAACCGTATTTTAAAGAAGAACTTGCTGATGAACCATTTCTAGATTTGGGAAAGTCTTTCCAGTCTCAACAGAAGGAGGTAGACAACAGCACGGAGGCCTGGGAGATGGATGAATTTCTGACTCCTAGATTGCAGGAAATGGGTGAAGAAAGGGAAATGCTTGTTGATGAAGAATATGAGCTGTATCAAGATCGCTTTCAGTCCATGGAGTTGTACTCCACGTCGCACATTCAAGAAGCCACTCCTGTGCCCTCTGTGGAAGAACTTCACTTTGGTACACAGTGGTTACATGACAGTGAAACTCCCGAGTCTCAAGAAGCAAGATCCATGAGGAGTACATATTCCCAGGAGACACAGCAGTATAGCTGTAGCACTGAAAACctgatgaaagaaaattttaGCCTCGATTCCCTGCCGTCTGTACCCTCAActaaaggaaacagtcaacaaagCAGATTTGATGATCTGGAAAATCTTAATTCATTAGCAAAAAGCAGTCTGGATTTAg CTTAA